A stretch of Arachis hypogaea cultivar Tifrunner chromosome 15, arahy.Tifrunner.gnm2.J5K5, whole genome shotgun sequence DNA encodes these proteins:
- the LOC112749089 gene encoding probable polyol transporter 3, whose amino-acid sequence MERGGGGDEGQFNKYALACAVVASMVSIIFGYDTGVMSGAMIFIKEELGISDTQQEVLAGILNICALVGSLAAGRISDYVGRRYTISMASILFMLGAILMGYGPNYAILMTGRCVAGVGVGFALMIAPVYSAEISSAKSRGLLTSLPELCIGIGILLGYILNYVFGKFLPLKLGWRLMLGVAAVPSLALAIGILFMPESPRWLVMRGHLPKAKKVLLKISNTEQEAENRFNDIKLLAAGIGDENNSLAAKENQNGKSVWKELLLHPSPPVRWMLITAVGIHFFEHATGIEAVMLYSPRIFRKAGVTSKEHLLLATIGVGLTKITFLVIASFLLDRVGRRKLLLVSLGGMVCALAVLGFSLTMVEGSPEQRLAWGLTLSIVATYTFVAFFNIGLGPVTWVYSSEIFPLRLRAQGASIGVAVNRVMNATVSMSFISIYKAITIGGAFFMFSGISIVAWLFFFFLMPETKGKALEEMEMVFTRKSHRDVAAAGTQNNTR is encoded by the exons ATGGAGCGGGGTGGTGGTGGAGACGAAGGCCAGTTCAACAAATATGCTTTGGCTTGTGCTGTGGTTGCTTCCATGGTGTCCATCATATTTGGTTATG ATACGGGTGTTATGAGTGGAGCCATGATTTTCATCAAAGAAGAACTCGGAATCAGCGACACACAACAGGAAGTCCTCGCCGGAATCCTCAACATATGCGCATTGGTTGGCTCCTTAGCCGCCGGAAGAATCTCCGATTACGTTGGTCGACGCTATACAATCTCCATGGCCTCCATCCTCTTCATGCTTGGTGCAATCCTCATGGGCTACGGCCCAAACTACGCAATTTTAATGACTGGAAGGTGCGTCGCCGGCGTTGGCGTGGGTTTCGCACTCATGATAGCACCCGTTTACTCTGCAGAAATCTCCTCCGCCAAATCCCGCGGCCTTCTAACCTCCCTCCCCGAACTTTGCATCGGTATCGGAATCTTACTTGGCTACATACTAAACTACGTATTCGGGAAATTCTTGCCATTGAAGCTTGGTTGGAGATTGATGCTTGGTGTAGCCGCAGTTCCTTCACTCGCCTTAGCTATAGGGATTCTCTTCATGCCAGAATCCCCAAGGTGGCTTGTGATGCGTGGCCATCTACCAAAGGCAAAGAAAGTTCTGCTGAAAATTTCGAACAccgaacaagaagcagagaatcGGTTCAATGATATAAAGCTC cTCGCAGCAGGTATTGGTGATGAAAATAACTCTTTAGCAGCTAAGGAAAACCAAAATGGCAAAAGCGTTTGGAAAGAGTTGTTGTTGCATCCTTCTCCTCCGGTTCGGTGGATGCTCATTACGGCGGTTGGGATTCACTTCTTCGAACACGCCACTGGGATCGAGGCGGTTATGTTATACAGTCCAAGAATCTTCAGGAAAGCCGGTGTTACGAGCAAGGAGCATCTTCTACTAGCGACGATCGGGGTTGGACTCACGAAGATTACTTTCTTGGTGATAGCGTCGTTCTTGCTTGACAGAGTTGGGAGGAGGAAGCTCTTGCTGGTAAGCCTCGGCGGCATGGTTTGTGCGCTTGCGGTGTTAGGGTTCAGCTTAACAATGGTGGAGGGATCCCCCGAGCAGAGGCTCGCGTGGGGTTTGACACTAAGCATAGTTGCTACTTACACCTTTGTTGCGTTCTTTAACATTGGGCTTGGGCCTGTGACGTGGGTCTATAGCTCAGAGATATTTCCCTTGAGACTGAGGGCCCAAGGGGCCAGTATTGGTGTTGCGGTGAATAGAGTGATGAATGCTACGGTTTCTATGAGCTTTATTTCGATCTACAAGGCCATTACTATAGGGGGAGCGTTTTTCATGTTTTCTGGAATATCTATAGTGGCTTggttgttcttctttttcttgatgccTGAGACCAAGGGTAAGGCCTTGGAAGAAATGGAGATGGTTTTCACCAGAAAAAGTCATAGAGATGTTGCTGCTGCTGGAACTCAAAATAATACGAGATAG
- the LOC112747873 gene encoding uncharacterized protein, with product MSSLALFPDSRGRNRLLPLWRDRMALLEEPDAGSANRGHPRTLSYTHLPSLPVTHASLPHSLKVPRFHLRPPYLREGEAEGDRELASRHSKPRGRSSSLSKGRRRRVAEQQSQSRALEQHSNIQPVQPPSKTPVVESRNNQSLSCKNPKRNRAMSSSEPTSNEVPNERTPEVGGENVDSVVRSSTDSGALTKPPPHPQSKKRKVDSTNVGATSGATPTNPAPNNVDTDEEDGKDEANEGNGKPSRPRSWTWEHFTRDPKSKPSHPRAKCNWCGASYACDSHRNGTTNMRYHLLNQCKKFPRDSGDSSQTILTFQQKKKRVKGYLLQLLLILKCVEKPLLG from the exons ATGTCATCGTTGGCTCTGTTCCCTGATTCGAGAGGGAGAAATAGACTGCTACCGCTATGGCGAGATAGGATGGCGCTGTTGGAGGAGCCGGATGCGGGCAGCGCGAATAGGGGTCAC CCGCGAACCCTATCCTATACCCACTTACCCAGTCTGCCAGTCACCCACGCATCTCTCCCCCATTCTTTGAAGGTTCCACGGTTCCACCTCCGACCTCCATACTTGAGAGAAGGAGAGGCTGAGGGAGACAGAGAACTCGCCAGTCGTCACTCGAAGCCTCGAGGTCGTTCATCATCGCTGTCGAAGGGTCGCCGTCGCAGGGTCGCCGAGCAACAAAGCCAAAGCCGAGCACTCGAGCAGCACTCCAACATCCAACCAGTCCAGCCGCCGAGCAAGACTCCAGTGGTCGAGTCGCGGAACAACCAGTCTCTCTCCTGCAAAAACCCAAAACGAAACAGAGCTATGTCTTCGTCGGAG CCAACAAGCAATGAGGTGCCCAATGAACGGACGCCTGAAGTTGGGGGTGAAAATGTCGATTCCGTGGTACGTTCCTCAACGGACAGCGGCGCGCTTACCAAACCCCCGCCCCATCCTCAATCAAAGAAGAGAAAGGTTGATTCAACTAATGTGGGTGCAACTTCGGGAGCAACTCCTACAAATCCAGCTCCAAACAATGTGGACACTGATGAAGAGGATGGCAAGGATGAAGCCAATGAAGGTAACGGAAAACCTTCTAGACCTAGATCCTGGACTTGGGAACACTTTACAAGGGATCCTAAGTCCAAGCCATCACATCCTAGGGCTAAATGTAATTGGTGTGGTGCATCATATGCATGTGACTCTCATAGAAATGGTACAACTAATATGCGTTATCATTTGTTGAATCAATGTAAAAAATTTCCTAGGGACTCGGGTGACTCTAGTCAAACAATCCTTAccttccaacaaaaaaaaaagagggtgaAGGGGTATTTACTGCAGTTACTTTTGATACTGAAATGTGTAGAAAAGCCCTTGCTAGGATGA
- the LOC112747874 gene encoding uncharacterized protein, with product MKQAAAKSSLRRLCPNIDKDDGLETVLEIPIPEEMFATMGSNVTVRWQNMLTWMKAQTEDKLSSPAVSARLNELRFLLYLVGSPLIPLQVQLGHSIHRPVRDSSIEASTAKYIVQQYIAATGGPPALNAVESMCVTGQIKISASDFHQTEGVLEVKKTSEEIGGFVLWQKDPDLWCLEVVVAGCKVVCGSNGKLSWRHSSNQQTPISKGAPRPLRRFLQGLDPRATANLFLNAACIGEKIINDEECFILKLETSPAIREAQGGPNFEIIHHTIWGYFSQRSGLMVQFEDSRLLTMRTKDDNDIFWETSLESVMEDYKYVDGINVSHSGKTRVTVSRYGEQSSNHKRELEERWKIEEVDFNVRGLTAESFMPPSGLGKTPNTL from the exons ATGAAACAAGCAGCTGCAAAGTCATCGTTGAGGAGGCTTTGTCCGAACATTGATAAAGACGATGGGTTGGAGACTGTTCTGGAAATACCAATACCGGAGGAAATGTTCGCAACCATGGGAAGCAACGTGACAGTGAGGTGGCAGAACATGCTGACGTGGATGAAGGCTCAAACCGAGGACAAGTTATCATCCCCTGCCGTTTCTGCACGCTTGAACGAGCTTCGTTTTCTTCTCTACCTCGTTGGATCCCCTCTCATCCCTCTTCAGGTCCAGTTAGGCCATTCCATCCACCGTCCTGTCAGAGATAGTTCCATC GAAGCATCAACCGCTAAGTATATAGTGCAACAATATATAGCGGCGACGGGAGGGCCGCCGGCGTTGAATGCCGTGGAGAGCATGTGTGTGACGGGGCAGATCAAGATTAGTGCTTCGGATTTTCATCAAACGGAAGGGGTATTAGAAGTGAAGAAGACTTCTGAAGAGATTGGGGGATTTGTTTTGTGGCAGAAGGATCCTGATTTGTGGtgcttggaggtggttgttgccggTTGTAAGGTTGTTTGTGGTAGCAATGGCAAGCTCTCATGGCGTCATTCCTCTAACCAACAAACTCCCATTTCTAAAGGTGCCCCTAGACCCCTCCGTCGCTTCCTTCAG GGATTGGATCCGAGAGCTACGGCTAACTTATTTTTGAATGCCGCGTGCATAGGAGAGAAAATAATAAACGACGAAGAATGCTTCATTCTAAAGTTGGAGACAAGCCCGGCTATTCGTGAGGCCCAAGGAGGCCCAAACTTTGAGATCATCCACCACACCATATGGGGGTATTTCAGCCAACGATCCGGGCTCATGGTCCAGTTTGAGGACTCTAGGTTACTCACTATGAGAACCAAAGATGACAATGATATTTTCTGGGAAACAAGCCTAGAGTCAGTGATGGAGGATTATAAGTATGTTGATGGGATAAATGTGTCACACAGTGGTAAGACTCGAGTCACAGTTTCAAGATATGGTGAGCAATCAAGTAACCATAAAAGAGAATTGGAAGAGAGGTGGAAGATTGAGGAGGTAGATTTTAATGTACGGGGTTTGACTGCTGAGAGCTTTATGCCTCCTTCTGGCTTAGGAAAGACACCAAATACTTTATAA
- the LOC112749088 gene encoding uncharacterized protein produces MKDEDALPTTTASTKKESSDSVMLGKGRYKFWALAAILLLAFWSMFTGTVSLRWSGTLNSLSNDLDIPIHDDLDVLEMEEREKVVRHMWDVYTNSRRIRLPRFWQEAFEAAYEELTSDDAAVRDAAITEIAKMSVRSIDFDPPPIQSARAREFSKNLDQVEKGKEATRRA; encoded by the exons atgaaggatgaaGACGCGCTTCCAACGACGACAGCGAGCACGAAGAAGGAAAGTTCGGACTCAGTTATGTTGGGGAAAGGAAGGTACAAGTTCTGGGCACTTGCGGCCATATTGCTTCTGGCGTTCTGGTCCATGTTCACCGGCACCGTTTCCCTACGGTGGTCCGGCACACTCAACTCCCTCTCCAACGACCTCGACATCCCAATCCACGACGACCTCGACGTCCTT gagatggaggagagggagaaggtggTGAGGCACATGTGGGACGTGTACACCAACAGCCGCAGGATCAGGCTGCCGCGGTTTTGGCAGGAGGCATTTGAGGCTGCCTATGAAGAGCTCACCAGTGACGATGCTGCCGTCAGAGACGCCGCCATCACTGAGATCGCCAAGATGTCCGTCCGCTCCATCGATTTTGATCCCCCTCCCATCCAATCCGCG AGAGCAAGGGAATTTAGCAAGAACCTCGATCAAGTTGAGAAAGGAAAAGAAGCAACTAGGCGTGCTTAA